The stretch of DNA tcaatggattgaattctcctatatcgtttagTGAttgtgacgtagtggcctagttcgtctgcagtcgatgagtcaagtgaattattatggagatagtaatttactaagccagaaggagttataATAGGTATAACtcctggccagctcgatattgggcctagagggttacacatatataataggcattgcgatgagtagatattcagctatgagatatccgctggagcccctatcttattggatgtccaataagcccatgaattattagatcctatagatgagatctaataagagtcaatgagagattattggatagatatccactaatataagaggcttggatagttggatagagatccaataacaAATAGGACAAGatttattagggttaagttgataaggaacctctataaatatgaggaaatcaatggttcataggctagagtatatttgggttgcctctcctattctcctccccttctcctccttagataacaAACTTggggttttgaggagcatcgtcgcagccctgctgtattGATCACCGCttcagaggaggacgcttgacctccttcaccctctcctagagatatgtaaagatttagggatatacgatctccctaggtaatacaatctttcatatatatagttttaagtttcacgatttttgcgcactaatctttgcacgacgacgaatacatcttttgggaaatttgagattttatttttctgttcttccgctacgcaggtgatgtcgcccccatagaCTTCCCAGATAACCAAATAGATTAGTGTGCTATAtatccgtctatatgatggagacagttggtctcatagctactcgtgtggagacactagtgatacaatgcaggtgctcattggagaattagttcactgattgatccgcttatgaaatgttggatggttaatgataccttattgtcagataatgaTTTTGTTGTCCCAGTGGTGtaccctggtccttagacttgagataccaaaaatgtcctgtataagttctccactctttaatattggacttataggttttgatgttccagatctagcacagttggttatcgggagtgacagtcaaccttacaagggctattgagtgtcgatagaggattatctgctctcagtgtcataagagaaatatctcatgtattcttgcttagacaaatccctagctaggctcattcagattgaaagagaaatagttctccgggagaatccgattagagtgagactcaagtagaaactgtataggtctgacaacaccatgcttggtTTACGGttgctaagatattagatggataagagattataggtatatggtaattgaggacaaacaggtccaatggattagattctcctgtatcatctagggattgtggcgtagtggcctagtatgttcggagtcgatgagttgagtaaacTATTGTGAAGATaacaattcattgagccagaagaagttctaataggtatgactcacgaccagctcgatattgggcctagagagtcacacacctatagtaggcgttgtgatgagtagaggttcagatataagatatctgccagagcccctatcttattggatatccaatgagcccctgaattattagatcttatggatgagatcaaataagagtcaatgagagattattggatagagacccactaatctaagaggcttgggtagttggatggagatccaatacctaatagggcatgatccattaaggttaagttgataggggacctctataaataggaggaaaccaaatgTTTATAAATTAGAGCCTTTATAGGTTACCATCTTTTATTCTTCTCTcaattctcctcctcagataataggcctagagatttgaagagcatcatcgtagccctattATGTAGATTATCATTAGagatgaggacgcttgacctcttttagCCTCTCCCagagatctataaggattcaaggatatacgatctccttaggtaacacaatctatctcacatatGACTTTTAAGTTTCCCGAATTTTACATattaatcttcacacgatgacgaatacatctttgaaaaatttagggattttgtttttgtttatccattacacatgtgatgtcgcccctatatTTCCCTACAATAATAACTCTATCAGGCAGATATAAGGTGACCTCATCAACAGCTATTATAGcagcttttgctccattgcccatcttaaggtccatctcgcctctcgccaatctcctaagtcttgccagaacttgcaatgaattacaaatataataagcactaccagtatatAATACCCTTGTGTTATcaaaagagtctgacaaatgaagactaaTCGTAAATGTACATAAAGCTTtttcaagcttctgtttcgccctctctgcaaggtactctttgcagtttctcttccagtacccatctttgtcatagtggaaacaatagcctttgtcctttgccgagtctttcttagcaacctttgctttacgtggtctgcccttgcccttcttaagggacttttttgctttcattttctttctagtctcacgagTATAGAAAactaacttctctttcttgatagtgcactttgtctccctcaacatattgaggagctcaggaagaatcaccttaagcttgttcatattaaaatttattatgaactatgaaaaggaatctggtagggagtgaagcacaagatccacacacgggttatcctctaagaccattcctagacctatgagtttctctatccactcaatcatctgtaTGACATGATTctaaactggtgtcccctcagtcatcctagtgtggaagaggctcttagatatcttatatcgccGAGCTCTTCCCTGTTCATCAAATAGTTTGCGGACAAGGAAaagaatggatttgacatccatctttttatgttatctctgtaactcaggagttatggagcccaacatgtaacactgagtaagAGTAGAGGTATTtatatacttcacatagcgagcgatctcatcctcgcttgccccttcctcgggcgtaggcatcactgtatcaaggacgtacgatgTTTTCTTCAcggtgagaacaattcttaagcttcagagccaatctatataattcaGACCAGCGAGGCGATTGGCattaagtatgccatgtaagggatttaaatgtgatattttctaaaaataaagatatagtagaaataaataacctcgagcgactcgaccaatcacactaagcccaaaagatagGTAACTCTTGTCAGTCATAACTCGTGATTCTCATCTTGTTCAACCTTCGAACCACCGTGgtatcgagggacttgaccaaccattatgcttggttaagtcaacaccatcgttacaagatgagtctgattcgatgatgtactctcgagggactcgaccaagcatactatatCCTCaaatcaccgatgacatctctatgtcgtaggcaagatagcgaattgcgatataggtgagcctcgaaggACTCGATCAACTAAACATACATCAAGAATCGATCCCtatctataacgatggaaggctacgtgagtcaatctaattgcctcacgtttatcgacttaatattatcgagagagagaggattttgatttggCCTCTGCTATCATGTTATAAGGCTCGTAGTTATTTTATTCTCATTTGCATCATTAATAATAATGTTAGCTTGTCTTAGCTTATTTATTGATTTgtctaataatataaattttggaATAGTCCTCCTTTTTACAACTTCTACCAAACATCTGTATAATCAGGTCTCTCGCCAGCTCACTCGTATAAGCACTTAAAAAATCCATCTCTATGGTACGACCCTCATCCGTAGATAACTAAAGTTTTTATCGAATACAAAATTAAAAACATACATGTCATGTCAAATACAAAATACTATAGATATCAAGGAAAAGAAAATGCTTTGATAGGCCATGTTACTAGCATTGAATGCTTCAATTGTTTTACTTGGGTTAGAACACAATGATTATAATGAGATATTTTGATTGATCATAATTATCGTATTGAACATTTAAATGCTTTATAGGGCTATAGTGCCTTGGTCAATCACTTCGGTATATTTAAAGTTAttctatttatttttaactttctTTTAAAACAAAATATCATCTCACGTTTCACACTTTTCTTTTTTGGCTCACCAAAATTTGAGattcttaaatttatttatttcgaAATAGgatatattttgatttttatgaAGTAAAAAATATATGGCAAGATCGAGGAATTAAATTCTAGAAAGTTTTTATTAAAAGTTCTGAGAATTAaagtttctaaaaataaaaaaaatatccaaaatattgTACTTTAGTTGTTTTATAGCTATaaagtttaaaattaatttaaatttttttatgttagaataaacaaataataaaataagatttctcaaattccgatttGAAAATCGATCATAAACACAAATTTTAGGTTCTAGCAACACTCACAAGGAATTGCAAAAAACATATATTCTGTTTTTTTAACATCAATCTTATTTTGTTAGTGGAAATAATTTAGTTATGTTTAATTAAACATACAAACAATCATGTAAATGTCATACACAAAGGTAATATTAATTTACAAAAAACTAATAATTACTAAAATATTAACAAATAAATAACTATGAAGTGCAACGTAGttaatatcaaaattataaaGAATGGTGCACAATTAATTTTTCATGACAATTATCAAACAATTAATCATTCATACATAATGTCAATATTTGTGATTAATTTTTAAGATGATTAGCTGCTCGCTAGATTTTTAATCGAATTTTTAGTAAAAAATTAAGACCGATCAGATTTAATTAAGAAttctaatgaaaatataaaaaataaaaatagaaagttGTGGTAATAAAATTCCAACGAGTGTTGGATGCTTTCTAAGACAATTGATCCAATGAGAGTTTCAAACCTCATACAATATAATATGCTTATACCAAGAACCGATAATAATATTTGATGCCTACTTATTAAATATCGAGGATTTAAAATTTCATCTAATAATCTTTTACATCAAAGGCATTTTTGGTGATATACTAACGAAATACTCATTCAATAAATATTAGAGTTAAAATATTAGTCTATTAGAAGTATATTATATccacttatcaattaattttacacTTAGGATATTAGTCGAATTCACATAATAATAGTTGAGGATTTGAAATATATTCGATAgttttttatacttaaaatattaGTTTGATTATAATCTATTTTATCCACCTACAAAAGATTAAGGGTTTGAAATATCATCcgttaaattttaatatataaacattaatatgatgatgatgtactATACTTCGAGCTTGATTGGTAAACGCGAGAAAGAGAGAagtaataaagaaaaatattatcatataaaatataatataagcgATTGTTTTAGGTCCTCAATGAATTAGTAACCCATAAGAGTTAAACCATAAAAAACATTAAACTAGGTTAAATAAAAATGGTCAACTTAGAACTGAAATGGAaagaccaaaaagaaagaaagagagaacaaaatggaaacacaaaaatgaaaagGAGTTAAAGAAAATGCTGAATTTTTATCCCTCGATCACATGATCACAAtataattctctctctctctccctctctctctctctctctatatgtgtgtgtgtatgtgtttgaTCCCGTAATACGAATAGGAACACAGTGCAAGAAAGAGGGAAAGATGAAGAAGATACTCCGTTCCAGTAGTCGTGCCGAGAAACCCCCGGCCGAGATGAGCACGACCGGCGGTTCCACCGATGACAGCTCCGAGTCTCCGGCTTCCACCCCCTGCGACGTCGACGACCACAACGATTCCTCCTGTTCGAGTTTACCCCAGACCGTCTCCTTCTTCGCCCACCCGCAGCATGATCTGACGTTAGTCTCCAAGGTCGACGAAGTGAAGGGATCAGAGGGCGAGTGCAAGCTTTGCTTCGAGAAGCTGGATGCCACGTTCTACCACTGCAAGGCGTGCCTGCTTAGCTACCATCCGATGTGCGCGCAGCTGTCGCCCACGCTGACTGAGTCAGCGTCGCACCCGGAGCATGAGCTGGCGCTGGTCCCGCATCTCCCCGGCGTTTGCCTCGAGTGCAAGGAGAGCATCAAGTTATGGCGCTACCGGTGCGCGCCATGCGGAGTGGACCTCCACCCGCAGTGTGCCTTACCCGGTTTACCTCTCACCGTCTCCTTCTTCGGCCACCCGCAGCATGATCTGAAGTTATCCTCGAGAGCTGATGAAGCGCAGGGATCAGAGGGCAAATGCCTGCTTTGCTTCACGAAGCTGGGTGCCTCGTTCTACCATTGCAAGTCGTGCCTGGTGAACTACCACCCGATGTGCGCGCTGCTGCCGCCCACGGCGAGCGGCGCTTCGTTCCACCCTGACCATGAGCTGGCGCTCGTCCCGCATCTCCCCGGCGTCTGCGAGGCGTGCAAGGAGGACATCAAGATATGGCGTTACCGATGCGCGTCGTGCCGAGTCGACCTCCACCCACAGTGCGCCGGTGTTTCCATAGAAGTCGGCGCAGGGAGCCTTCAGATCCAAGACCAGGAGAAGGACACTGGCAGCAGCTCTGGCCGCCAGTTGCAGCGCCAGTGGACCAAACGGGGCCGTGTCGCGGGCAAGTTTGTGCTGAGAGTTGGGCTCAACGCAGCAGGTGCCAACGTCGGAGTACCGCTGGGGAACCTTCTCATCAAGTAGTTCTTCCTAGCCTTGTCCTTGCAAGGTGTTTGTTCTCTGTCCCACTCTCTTCTCCTCGTTTGGTGTAATAAAAAGACCCCAACTCGTACTTGTAATCTTGCTTTTTCATACTGTTCTATGATCCTTTTGGTTATTTGCTTAAtatgagagacagagagagagagagaaagagagagaagggcaATGCTGCTATGATCTCGTTGAAATAACGTTATGTTGACTTATTCCTTTCTCCAGGTTGACAAATGCTATCGATAACTCATTGACCTAAGTCAAAACATGGAGGCCATCGTCAGCTTGTGTTGATGATGGAACACATGCTGTCTTTGACGTGTTCTTGGTTATATCGTGCTATAATTTTGGATAAGAT from Musa acuminata AAA Group cultivar baxijiao chromosome BXJ2-11, Cavendish_Baxijiao_AAA, whole genome shotgun sequence encodes:
- the LOC135626386 gene encoding uncharacterized protein LOC135626386 translates to MKKILRSSSRAEKPPAEMSTTGGSTDDSSESPASTPCDVDDHNDSSCSSLPQTVSFFAHPQHDLTLVSKVDEVKGSEGECKLCFEKLDATFYHCKACLLSYHPMCAQLSPTLTESASHPEHELALVPHLPGVCLECKESIKLWRYRCAPCGVDLHPQCALPGLPLTVSFFGHPQHDLKLSSRADEAQGSEGKCLLCFTKLGASFYHCKSCLVNYHPMCALLPPTASGASFHPDHELALVPHLPGVCEACKEDIKIWRYRCASCRVDLHPQCAGVSIEVGAGSLQIQDQEKDTGSSSGRQLQRQWTKRGRVAGKFVLRVGLNAAGANVGVPLGNLLIK